From Panicum hallii strain FIL2 chromosome 2, PHallii_v3.1, whole genome shotgun sequence, a single genomic window includes:
- the LOC112883236 gene encoding putative ER lumen protein-retaining receptor C28H8.4 has translation MRGTKRPLGAVTSWVRRQPPKVKAFLAVVTGMAALVFIRFIVHDHDNLFVAAEAAHALGIGVLIYKLTKEKTCAGLSLKSQDLTALFLAVRLYCSFVMEYDIHTILDTATLVATLFVIYMIRFKLRSTYMVDKDNFALYYVVVPCAALALLIHPSTSHNLVNRVSWAFCVYLEAVSVLPQLRLMQNTKIVEPFTAHYVFALGVARFLSCAHWVLQVLDTRGRLLTALGYGLWPSMVLLSEIVQTFILADFCYYYVKSLVGGQLVLRLPSGVV, from the exons ATGAGGGGGACGAAGCGGCCGCTCGGCGCGGTGACGTCGTGGGTGCGGCGGCAGCCGCCCAAGGTGAAGGCCTTCCTGGCCGTGGTCACCGGCATGGCCGCGCTCGTCTTCATCCGCTTCATCGTCCACGACCACGACAACCTCTTCGTCGCCGCCGaggccgcgcacgcgctcggcATCGGCGTCCTTATCTACAAGCTCACCAAGGAGAAGACCTGCGCCG GACTATCCCTCAAGTCTCAGGATTTAACTGCTTTGTTCCTAGCTGTTAGACTGTACTGCAGCTTTGTCATGGAGTATGACATCCATACAATTCTGGACACCGCCACACTTGTAGCCACACTGTTTGTTATTTACATGATACGGTTTAAACTGAGATCAACTTATATGGTGGACAAGGATAATTTTGCATTGTACTATGTG GTGGTACCTTGTGCTGCACTGGCACTACTTATTCATCCTTCGACATCACACAACCTTGTGAACCGGGTCTCCTGGGCATTCTGTGTTTACTTGGAAGCTGTTTCTGTGCTGCCACAATTACGCTTGATGCAAAATACTAAG ATTGTTGAACCATTTACAGCTCATTATGTGTTCGCGTTGGGGGTTGCAAGGTTTCTTAGCTGTGCCCACTGGGTTCTACAG GTTTTGGACACGCGTGGCCGTCTGTTGACAGCTCTCGGCTATGGTTTGTGGCCATCTATGGTGCTTCTGTCAGAAATCGTGCAGACATTCATCCTTGCGGATTTCTGCTACTACTATGTGAAGAG TCTGGTTGGTGGGCAACTGGTGCTACGGCTTCCCTCAGGGGTGGTGTAA
- the LOC112883044 gene encoding transcription initiation factor IIB, which produces MSDSFCPDCKKQTEVAFDHSAGDTVCTECGLVLEAHSVDETSEWRTFANESNDNDPVRVGGPTNPLLTDGGLSTVIAKPNGAQGEFLSSSLGRWQNRGSNPDRSLILAFRTIANMADRLGLVATIKDRANEIYKKVEDLKSIRGRNQDAILAACLYIACRQEDRPRTVKEICSVANGATKKEIGRAKEFIVKQLEVEMGQSMEMGTIHAGDFLRRFCSTLGMNNQAVKAAQEAVQRSEELDIRRSPISIAAAVIYMITQLSEDKKPLKDISLATGVAEGTIRNSYKDLYPYASRLIPNTYAKEEDLKNLCTP; this is translated from the exons ATGAGCGACTCCTTCTGCCCGGACTGCAAGAAGCAGACGGAGGTGGCGTTCGACCACTCGGCGGGGGACACCGTGTGCACCGAGTGCGGCCTCGTCCTCGAGGCGCACTCCGTCGACGAGACCTCCGAGTGGCGCACCTTCGCCAACGAGTCCAACGACAACGACCCCGTCCGTGTCGGCGGGCCCACCAACCCGCTCCTCACCGACGGCGGCCTCTCCACCGTCATCGCCAAGCCCAACGGCGCGCAGGGCGAGTTCCTCTCCTCGTCGCTCGGAAGGTGGCAGAACCGCGGCTCCAACCCCGACCGATCCCTCATCCTCGCCTTCcgcaccatcgccaacatggcCGACAG GTTGGGTCTTGTGGCTACTATTAAG GACCGAGCCAATGAAATCTACAAGAAGGTTGAAGATCTCAAGTCTATCAGGGGAAGAAATCAAGATGCCATATTAGCTGCTTGTCTGTATATTGCTTGTAGACAAGAAGATAGGCCTAGAACTGTGAAAG AAATATGTTCAGTTGCTAATGGAGCCACGAAGAAAGAAATTGGCCGAGCAAAAGAATTTATAGTGAAACAGCTGGAAGTTGAGATGGGGCAATCTATGGAGATGGGAACCATTCATGCTGGAGATTTTCTG AGGCGTTTCTGTTCAACTCTTGGGATGAACAATCAAGCTGTTAAAGCAGCCCAGGAGGCAGTTCAGCGCTCAGAGGAGCTTGATATAAG GAGGAGCCCTATCTCAATCGCAGCAGCAGTAATTTATATGATAACCCAACTCTCAGAGGACAAAAAGCCACTTAAAG ATATTTCCTTGGCTACTGGTGTGGCAGAAGGCACCATCAGAAATTCATACAAGGATCTGTATCCCTATGCTTCAAGGCTTATCCCTAACACCTACGCCAAGGAGGAAGACCTAAAGAATCTCTGCACACCTTAG